One stretch of Ornithinimicrobium ciconiae DNA includes these proteins:
- a CDS encoding carbohydrate ABC transporter permease, whose protein sequence is MGFGGRLSRWDLKLSPYLYISPFFILFFVTGLFPLVYTGWVAVHDWDLIMGQGEFVGTKNFTDVLGGRDFWNALVNTFSIFVLSSVPQVIAALTIAALLDANLRAKTFWRMGVLLPYVVAPVAVSLIFSNLFADKFGLINSMLGLVGIDPIGWHSQRLPSHVAIATMVNFRWTGYNALIFLAAMQAIPKDLYEQASIDGAGKIRQFFAVTVPMLRPTIIFIVITSTIGGLQIFDEVRLYDQYGRGGADGQWQTLTILLYEQGWTRANFGRASAIAVLLFLIIVAIGLINYLITRLISTAEVKR, encoded by the coding sequence ATCGGCTTCGGGGGCCGGCTCAGCCGGTGGGACCTGAAGCTCAGTCCCTACCTCTACATCTCCCCGTTCTTCATCCTGTTCTTCGTCACCGGCCTCTTCCCGCTGGTCTACACCGGGTGGGTCGCGGTCCACGACTGGGACCTGATCATGGGCCAGGGCGAGTTCGTCGGGACCAAGAACTTCACCGATGTCCTCGGCGGGCGCGACTTCTGGAACGCTCTGGTCAACACCTTCAGCATCTTTGTGCTCTCCTCGGTGCCCCAGGTCATCGCCGCCCTGACGATCGCCGCCCTGCTCGACGCCAACCTGCGGGCCAAGACGTTCTGGCGGATGGGAGTCCTCCTGCCGTATGTCGTGGCCCCCGTGGCCGTGTCCCTGATCTTCTCCAACCTCTTCGCTGACAAGTTTGGTCTGATCAACAGCATGCTGGGCCTGGTCGGGATCGACCCCATCGGCTGGCACTCCCAGCGACTGCCCAGTCACGTCGCGATCGCGACCATGGTCAACTTCCGCTGGACCGGCTACAACGCCCTGATCTTCCTGGCTGCCATGCAGGCCATTCCCAAGGACCTCTATGAGCAGGCCTCGATCGACGGGGCGGGCAAGATCCGCCAGTTCTTCGCGGTCACCGTGCCAATGCTGCGCCCCACGATCATCTTCATCGTCATCACCAGCACCATCGGTGGACTGCAGATCTTCGACGAGGTCCGCCTCTATGACCAGTACGGCCGCGGCGGCGCCGACGGCCAGTGGCAGACCCTGACCATCCTGCTCTACGAGCAGGGCTGGACCCGCGCCAACTTCGGTCGGGCCTCGGCCATCGCCGTGCTGCTCTTCCTGATCATCGTCGCCATCGGCCTGATCAACTACCTCATCACCCGACTGATCTCCACCGCGGAGGTGAAACGATGA
- a CDS encoding DNA gyrase/topoisomerase IV subunit B, whose amino-acid sequence MAQDYSARHLQVLEGLEAVRKRPGMYVGSTDSRGLMHCLWEIIDNSVDEALGTFGDRIEVILLPDGSVEVRDNGRGIPIDVEPRTGLTGVEVVFTKLHAGGKFGGGSYTASGGLHGVGASVVNALSSRLDVEVDRGGKTHLMSFRRGEPGVFTDKGEPSPDAPFEPFEKTSVLRTKGRLKRGVSGTRIRYWSDPQIFLKSAQFSYDELVSRARQTAFLVPGLTMVIRDERGEEPSEETFSYDGGITEFVDFLAADPPVTDTWRLQGSGTFTETVPVLDSKGHMSPKEVERECEVDVAVRWGTGYETTTRSFVNIIATPKGGTHVAGFEQSVLKVFKKQLESNSRRLKVGNDKVEKDDILAGLTAVVTVRLAEPQFEGQTKEVLGTSAVRAIVSRVMEKELTGILTSTKRDQKAQASQLLEKVVAEMKSRISARMHKETQRRKNALESSTLPAKLADCRSTDHDKTELFIVEGDSALGTAKLARTSDYQALLPIRGKILNVQKASVSDMLNNAECGAIIQVIGAGSGRTFDVDMARYGKVIIMTDADVDGAHIRTLLLTLFFRYMRPLVAAGRVFAAMPPLHRIEVSASGRRPKEMIYTYSEQEMRKKVAALTKQGRTIKQPMQRYKGLGEMDADQLAETTMDPRYRTLRRVTLDDAAGAELVFDLLMGSDVAPRKDFIISRSDELDRDRIDA is encoded by the coding sequence GTGGCGCAGGACTACTCGGCCAGGCACCTGCAGGTCCTCGAGGGCCTGGAGGCTGTCCGCAAGCGCCCCGGCATGTATGTCGGCTCGACCGACTCCCGCGGTCTGATGCACTGTCTGTGGGAGATCATCGACAACTCCGTGGACGAGGCGCTCGGCACCTTCGGTGACCGGATCGAGGTGATCCTGCTGCCCGACGGGTCCGTCGAGGTGCGCGACAACGGACGCGGCATCCCCATCGACGTCGAGCCACGCACCGGTCTGACCGGTGTCGAGGTGGTCTTCACCAAGTTGCACGCCGGGGGCAAGTTCGGGGGCGGCTCCTACACCGCCTCAGGAGGCTTGCACGGAGTGGGAGCCTCGGTGGTCAACGCGCTCTCGTCACGACTGGACGTCGAGGTGGACCGGGGTGGCAAGACGCACCTGATGAGTTTTCGACGCGGGGAGCCTGGCGTCTTCACCGACAAGGGTGAGCCCAGCCCGGATGCGCCCTTCGAGCCCTTCGAGAAGACCTCGGTGCTGCGCACCAAGGGCCGCCTCAAGCGCGGCGTGAGCGGCACCCGCATCCGCTACTGGTCCGACCCGCAGATCTTCCTCAAGTCCGCCCAGTTCTCCTACGACGAGCTGGTCTCGCGGGCCCGCCAGACCGCCTTCCTGGTGCCGGGCCTGACGATGGTGATCCGGGACGAGCGGGGGGAGGAGCCCAGCGAGGAGACCTTCTCGTATGACGGGGGCATCACCGAGTTCGTCGACTTCCTGGCAGCAGACCCGCCGGTCACCGACACCTGGCGCCTGCAGGGCAGCGGCACGTTCACCGAGACCGTGCCGGTCCTGGACTCCAAGGGGCACATGAGCCCCAAGGAGGTGGAGCGAGAGTGCGAGGTCGACGTCGCGGTCCGCTGGGGGACCGGCTACGAGACGACCACCCGCAGTTTTGTCAACATCATCGCCACACCCAAGGGCGGCACCCACGTCGCGGGCTTCGAGCAGTCCGTGCTCAAGGTCTTCAAGAAGCAGCTCGAGAGCAACTCCCGACGGCTCAAGGTCGGCAACGACAAGGTGGAGAAGGACGACATCCTGGCCGGGCTGACGGCGGTGGTCACGGTGCGTCTCGCCGAGCCACAGTTCGAGGGCCAGACCAAGGAGGTGCTGGGCACCAGCGCCGTCCGGGCGATCGTCTCGAGGGTCATGGAGAAGGAACTGACAGGCATCCTCACCTCGACCAAGCGGGACCAGAAGGCCCAGGCCAGCCAGTTGCTGGAAAAGGTCGTCGCCGAGATGAAGTCTCGAATCTCCGCACGCATGCACAAGGAGACGCAGCGGCGCAAGAACGCGCTCGAGTCCTCGACCCTGCCGGCCAAGCTGGCGGACTGCCGCTCCACCGACCACGACAAGACCGAGCTGTTCATCGTCGAGGGGGACAGCGCCCTGGGCACCGCCAAGCTGGCGCGCACCTCCGACTACCAGGCGCTGCTGCCGATCCGGGGCAAGATCCTCAACGTCCAGAAGGCCTCGGTCTCAGACATGCTCAACAACGCCGAGTGCGGCGCGATCATCCAGGTCATCGGGGCAGGCTCTGGGCGCACCTTCGACGTGGACATGGCGCGCTACGGCAAGGTCATCATCATGACCGACGCGGATGTCGATGGCGCCCACATCCGCACCCTGCTGCTGACGCTGTTCTTCCGCTACATGCGGCCCCTAGTCGCGGCGGGCCGGGTCTTCGCGGCGATGCCACCGTTGCACCGCATCGAGGTCAGTGCCTCAGGGCGCCGTCCCAAGGAGATGATCTACACCTACTCCGAGCAGGAAATGCGCAAGAAGGTCGCCGCGCTGACCAAGCAGGGCCGCACCATCAAGCAGCCGATGCAGCGCTACAAGGGCCTGGGCGAGATGGACGCCGACCAGCTGGCCGAGACCACGATGGACCCGCGCTACCGCACCCTGCGCAGGGTCACCCTCGACGACGCGGCGGGGGCAGAGCTGGTGTTTGACCTGCTGATGGGCTCGGACGTCGCTCCGCGCAAGGACTTCATCATCTCCAGGTCCGACGAGCTGGACCGCGACCGCATCGACGCCTGA
- a CDS encoding ABC transporter substrate-binding protein has protein sequence MHTTRRTITAAVAMTAMTFTLAACGGGDDEGSNGDDSTSGNADGGEQITLTVATFNEFGYEDLLDEYESLHDNITVEHVKADTADNARDALRNSLGADSGAADIEAIEIDWLVEFMQYPDKFEDLADSSVEGRWQDWKADAATTDDGQLIGYGTDNGPQAICYRADLFEEAGLPTDREEVATLLEGDWQHYFDVGKDFVASSDAAWFDSANATWQGMINQVEVAYQDESGEIIATTNPEVKALYDQVLAAAVDDELSAGLGQWSPDWSNGFQQSSFATMLCPGWMLGIVEGNAEGIEGWDVANVFPGGGGNWGGSYLTVPAQGDHVEEAKALANWLTAPEQQIKAFEAKGTFPSQVEALESETLLQSTNAFFNDAPTGQIFVDRANAVTFQPFKGPDYFSINTALQDALTRVDVDGTDDPQSSWDKFVADVEALG, from the coding sequence GTGCACACCACCCGGCGAACGATCACCGCGGCGGTCGCGATGACCGCGATGACCTTCACTCTCGCCGCCTGCGGCGGAGGAGACGACGAGGGCAGCAACGGCGACGACAGCACCTCGGGCAACGCCGATGGCGGTGAGCAGATCACGCTCACCGTCGCGACGTTCAACGAGTTCGGTTACGAGGACCTCCTCGACGAGTACGAGTCCCTCCACGACAACATCACCGTCGAGCACGTCAAGGCGGACACCGCCGACAACGCGCGCGACGCCCTGCGCAACAGCCTGGGAGCCGACTCCGGGGCAGCCGACATCGAGGCCATCGAGATCGACTGGCTCGTGGAGTTCATGCAGTATCCCGACAAGTTCGAGGACCTGGCTGACTCCAGCGTCGAGGGACGCTGGCAGGACTGGAAGGCCGACGCCGCCACCACCGATGACGGCCAGCTCATCGGCTACGGCACCGACAACGGCCCGCAGGCCATCTGCTACCGCGCCGACCTGTTCGAGGAGGCCGGCCTGCCGACGGACCGCGAGGAGGTGGCCACCCTCCTCGAGGGTGACTGGCAGCACTACTTCGACGTGGGCAAGGACTTCGTCGCCTCCTCCGACGCGGCCTGGTTCGACTCGGCCAATGCCACCTGGCAGGGCATGATCAACCAGGTCGAGGTCGCCTATCAGGACGAGAGCGGCGAGATCATCGCCACCACCAACCCTGAGGTCAAGGCGCTCTACGACCAGGTGCTCGCCGCCGCCGTGGACGACGAACTGTCCGCCGGACTCGGCCAGTGGAGCCCGGACTGGTCCAACGGTTTCCAGCAGTCCTCCTTCGCCACCATGCTCTGCCCGGGCTGGATGCTGGGCATCGTCGAGGGCAACGCCGAGGGCATCGAGGGCTGGGACGTCGCCAATGTCTTCCCCGGTGGCGGCGGCAACTGGGGCGGTTCCTACCTGACCGTTCCCGCCCAGGGTGACCACGTCGAGGAGGCCAAGGCGCTGGCCAACTGGCTCACTGCGCCGGAGCAGCAGATCAAGGCCTTCGAGGCCAAGGGGACCTTCCCCAGCCAGGTCGAGGCCCTGGAGTCTGAGACGCTGCTGCAGTCCACCAACGCCTTCTTCAACGACGCCCCGACCGGTCAGATCTTCGTCGACCGGGCCAACGCCGTCACCTTCCAGCCCTTCAAGGGGCCGGACTACTTCTCCATCAACACCGCCCTGCAGGACGCGCTCACCCGCGTCGACGTGGACGGCACCGACGACCCCCAGAGCTCTTGGGACAAGTTCGTCGCCGACGTGGAGGCGCTGGGCTGA
- a CDS encoding DUF7455 domain-containing protein: MNTTLAPELTVADRCDRCGAQAYVRVTLGEGLELLFCAHHGRKYEEKLKDLDDVKIQDESHRLHETAGTPEPMGAG; encoded by the coding sequence GTGAACACCACCCTTGCACCTGAACTGACGGTGGCGGACCGCTGCGATCGCTGCGGTGCGCAGGCCTACGTCCGTGTCACGCTCGGGGAGGGCCTTGAGCTCCTCTTCTGCGCTCACCACGGGCGCAAGTACGAAGAGAAGCTGAAGGACCTGGACGACGTGAAGATCCAGGACGAGTCCCACCGACTGCACGAGACCGCCGGCACCCCGGAGCCGATGGGCGCGGGATGA
- a CDS encoding MFS transporter has product MTARPQSASESETSLTRPERLDRLPFTRKHGRLLTGSGIGWALDAMDVGLISFVMAALAAQWQLTQTEQSWLGSIGFVGMALGASLGGLLADKIGRRSVFALTLLVYGVATGASALAGSLAVLLALRFVVGLGLGAELPVASTLVSEFAPAKIRGRVVVILEAFWAVGWLLAALIAYFIIPLSDDGWRWAFALGLVPALYAIVIRRGLPESVRFLETKGRDAEAEAIVRDFEASAGVASPSVLETEPATGATVAQASQASQASQPSQESQAAPAGTTAEQLPAPGLSHLFGPLLRRRTAALWLTWFGVNFAYYGAFIWIPSLLHDGGFTLVKSFQFTLIITIAQLPGYALAAVLIETWGRRATLATFLAGSAVSAVMFGQAESDTMILVTGCALSMFNLGAWGALYAVTPEVYPTQIRATGAGWAAAFGRIASIVAPLLVPVLFRSGGLGLVFAVLGGTFLLAMVSALFLPEMAGEDLDE; this is encoded by the coding sequence ATGACCGCACGGCCGCAGTCGGCATCCGAATCCGAGACCTCGTTGACCCGCCCGGAGCGCCTTGACCGGCTCCCGTTCACCCGCAAGCACGGCCGGCTCTTGACCGGATCCGGCATCGGCTGGGCCCTGGATGCCATGGACGTCGGGCTGATCTCCTTCGTCATGGCAGCCCTGGCCGCACAGTGGCAGCTGACCCAGACCGAGCAGAGCTGGCTTGGGTCCATCGGGTTCGTCGGCATGGCCCTCGGTGCCTCGCTCGGTGGTCTGCTCGCTGACAAGATCGGCCGCCGCTCCGTCTTCGCGCTCACCCTGCTGGTCTACGGCGTGGCCACCGGGGCCTCGGCGCTCGCGGGCAGCCTGGCCGTCCTGCTGGCGCTGCGCTTCGTCGTCGGCCTGGGGCTGGGGGCTGAGCTGCCGGTGGCCTCCACACTGGTCAGCGAGTTCGCGCCCGCCAAGATCCGCGGCCGGGTCGTCGTCATCCTTGAGGCGTTCTGGGCCGTCGGGTGGCTGCTGGCCGCACTGATCGCCTACTTCATCATCCCGCTGTCCGACGACGGCTGGCGCTGGGCCTTCGCGCTCGGCCTGGTCCCGGCCCTCTATGCCATCGTCATCCGCCGGGGCCTGCCCGAGTCGGTCCGGTTCCTGGAGACCAAGGGGCGCGACGCCGAGGCAGAAGCGATCGTCCGTGACTTCGAGGCCTCGGCCGGCGTCGCGTCACCATCCGTGCTCGAGACCGAGCCGGCGACCGGAGCGACCGTCGCCCAGGCGTCTCAGGCGTCTCAGGCGTCTCAGCCGTCCCAGGAGTCTCAGGCGGCACCAGCTGGCACCACGGCTGAGCAGCTGCCGGCCCCGGGGCTGAGCCACCTGTTCGGCCCTCTCCTGCGCCGGCGCACCGCTGCCCTCTGGCTGACCTGGTTTGGCGTCAACTTCGCCTACTACGGCGCCTTCATCTGGATCCCGTCCCTGCTGCACGACGGTGGCTTCACGCTGGTGAAGTCCTTCCAGTTCACCCTCATCATCACCATCGCCCAGCTGCCCGGCTACGCCCTGGCGGCGGTGCTCATCGAGACCTGGGGGAGGCGCGCCACCCTGGCGACCTTCCTCGCCGGGTCGGCTGTCTCGGCGGTGATGTTTGGTCAGGCGGAGTCCGACACGATGATCCTGGTCACCGGGTGTGCGCTGTCGATGTTCAACCTGGGTGCCTGGGGGGCTCTGTATGCCGTGACTCCCGAGGTCTATCCGACGCAGATCCGCGCGACAGGCGCGGGCTGGGCGGCGGCGTTCGGCCGGATCGCCTCGATCGTGGCGCCCCTGCTCGTGCCCGTGCTGTTCCGAAGCGGGGGACTCGGGCTGGTGTTTGCGGTGCTCGGCGGTACGTTCCTGCTGGCGATGGTGTCGGCACTCTTCCTGCCCGAGATGGCCGGGGAAGACCTCGACGAGTAG
- a CDS encoding carboxymuconolactone decarboxylase family protein: protein MTIVNLSKQHPELYQDVVALNKNADQALIRAGLDPLLGELVKIRVSQLNGCAFCLRMHVRDATARGETADRLAVVAAWWESQYFTEQEQAALALAEDVTRLPVPEPRGWDNGSLNEEQVSAISWLAIVMNTWNRLAIRSHYPVAP, encoded by the coding sequence ATGACCATCGTGAACCTCAGCAAGCAGCACCCCGAGCTCTATCAGGACGTCGTCGCACTGAACAAGAACGCCGACCAAGCACTCATCCGGGCAGGCCTCGACCCGCTCCTCGGTGAGCTGGTGAAGATCCGCGTCTCTCAACTCAACGGGTGCGCGTTCTGCCTCCGGATGCATGTCCGGGACGCGACCGCCCGGGGTGAGACGGCCGACCGCCTAGCCGTCGTCGCCGCCTGGTGGGAGTCGCAGTACTTCACCGAGCAGGAGCAGGCCGCTCTGGCCCTGGCGGAGGACGTGACCCGTCTGCCGGTCCCCGAGCCGCGCGGGTGGGACAACGGCTCGCTGAACGAGGAGCAGGTCTCCGCGATCAGCTGGTTGGCGATCGTCATGAACACCTGGAACCGCCTGGCGATCCGCAGCCACTATCCCGTGGCACCCTGA
- a CDS encoding carbohydrate ABC transporter permease, with translation MSTITPVPGEPLLAEQPEPGRRSSGRSYSDRPGKLVYGLLAAVVLGGLFPLWWSFLIASHDSTVLARDPFPLVPGGNFVKNAATVIDTVDFWKATWNSIVVSTVVSASVVIFATLAGYAFAKLRFRGRGPLLVFVIATMAVPTQLGVVPLYQVMAKLGWTGELVAVIVPGLVTAFGVFWMTQYLSSAVPDELIEAARVDGCNMIRTFWHVGLVAARPAAAMLGLFTFVATWTNFFWPFIVLGPQNPTLPVALQQLQAAHFVDYSLVLAGALLATVPLLILFIFAGRQLVSGIMQGAVKQ, from the coding sequence ATGAGCACCATCACCCCAGTCCCAGGGGAGCCGCTGCTTGCCGAGCAGCCCGAACCCGGCCGACGCTCCAGTGGCCGGTCCTACAGCGACCGCCCGGGCAAGCTCGTCTACGGGCTGCTGGCTGCTGTCGTCCTCGGAGGGCTCTTTCCCCTGTGGTGGTCCTTCCTCATCGCCAGCCACGACTCCACGGTGCTCGCCCGGGACCCGTTCCCGCTGGTGCCCGGCGGCAACTTCGTGAAGAACGCGGCGACGGTCATCGACACGGTCGACTTCTGGAAGGCGACCTGGAACTCGATCGTGGTCTCCACGGTGGTGTCCGCCTCGGTGGTCATCTTCGCCACCCTGGCCGGCTACGCGTTCGCCAAGCTGCGTTTCCGCGGGCGCGGACCGTTGCTGGTCTTCGTCATCGCCACCATGGCGGTGCCCACGCAGCTCGGTGTCGTCCCGCTCTATCAGGTGATGGCCAAGCTGGGCTGGACCGGTGAGCTGGTGGCGGTGATCGTGCCGGGCCTGGTGACCGCCTTCGGCGTGTTCTGGATGACGCAGTACCTCTCCTCGGCCGTCCCGGACGAGCTGATCGAGGCTGCGCGCGTCGACGGGTGCAACATGATCCGCACCTTCTGGCACGTGGGCCTGGTCGCCGCGCGGCCTGCCGCAGCGATGCTCGGACTGTTCACCTTCGTGGCCACCTGGACCAACTTCTTCTGGCCGTTCATCGTCCTCGGTCCGCAGAACCCCACCCTGCCCGTCGCCCTGCAGCAGCTGCAGGCCGCCCACTTCGTGGACTACTCACTCGTCCTGGCCGGTGCCCTCCTGGCAACCGTGCCGCTGCTGATCCTGTTCATCTTTGCCGGGCGCCAACTGGTCTCCGGCATCATGCAAGGAGCCGTCAAACAATGA
- a CDS encoding MFS transporter, whose amino-acid sequence MTTSVWQVPGMRTLLTMTLLGFAGYAALLPVAPLWAVHGGADEAGAGLVNGIFMLVTVLTQLVVPAALRRFGWGAVMATGMLALGVPSLLHLLSDDLGITLGLSALRGTGFGVLTVTGSAVVADLVPAAQRGRAVGVYGLAIASTQVGLLPAAPWLAENIGFGVVFALGAVPVLGAPAALALGRVVHSRPAPEEQGGRAPYGQLIRPMLLLLAVTLAGGALITFTAQMSSSTTLTVIGLALFSSTAALARWRMGALADRSGPERFVWPLVVLSAVGMVLIAWAVGDPSATVAATLLVGMAVVGVSYGGLQNLTMLITFAAVTRRHYSQASAVWNIGFDAGTGLGSVLVGLVAAGTSFGTAMMVVAGTCLATLPLALVRGRPRAAGARR is encoded by the coding sequence GTGACCACCTCCGTCTGGCAGGTCCCGGGGATGCGGACCCTGCTGACCATGACCCTGCTTGGCTTCGCCGGGTATGCCGCGCTGCTGCCGGTTGCCCCGCTGTGGGCCGTGCACGGGGGGGCCGACGAGGCCGGCGCCGGCCTCGTCAACGGCATCTTCATGCTGGTCACTGTCCTGACCCAGCTCGTCGTGCCGGCGGCGCTGCGACGTTTCGGTTGGGGCGCGGTCATGGCCACCGGCATGCTCGCGCTCGGAGTGCCCAGCCTGCTGCACCTGCTCAGCGACGACCTGGGCATCACCCTTGGGCTGTCCGCGCTGCGGGGCACCGGTTTCGGGGTATTGACCGTGACGGGCAGCGCGGTGGTCGCCGACCTGGTGCCCGCCGCCCAGCGTGGCCGGGCGGTCGGTGTCTACGGCCTCGCGATCGCCTCGACCCAGGTGGGACTCCTGCCCGCGGCTCCGTGGCTCGCCGAGAACATCGGGTTCGGCGTGGTCTTCGCACTGGGTGCCGTCCCGGTCCTCGGCGCGCCCGCGGCGCTCGCCCTCGGCCGGGTGGTGCACTCCCGACCGGCACCGGAGGAGCAGGGCGGTCGGGCACCCTACGGACAACTGATCCGGCCGATGCTGCTCTTGCTGGCGGTGACCCTGGCCGGTGGCGCCCTCATCACGTTCACCGCGCAGATGAGCAGCAGCACCACCCTCACGGTCATCGGCCTGGCGCTGTTCTCCTCGACGGCGGCTCTGGCCCGATGGCGGATGGGAGCCCTGGCGGACCGGTCCGGGCCGGAGCGTTTCGTCTGGCCGCTGGTGGTGCTCAGCGCCGTGGGGATGGTGTTGATCGCCTGGGCCGTGGGCGACCCCTCCGCAACCGTGGCCGCGACCCTCCTAGTCGGTATGGCGGTGGTGGGGGTGTCCTATGGCGGCCTGCAGAACCTGACGATGCTGATCACCTTCGCAGCGGTCACTCGTCGCCACTACAGCCAGGCGAGTGCCGTGTGGAATATCGGCTTCGACGCCGGCACGGGGCTCGGCTCGGTGCTGGTGGGGCTGGTCGCCGCCGGCACCTCGTTCGGCACCGCGATGATGGTCGTGGCCGGGACCTGTCTGGCGACCCTGCCGCTGGCTCTGGTGCGCGGTCGACCACGGGCGGCAGGTGCGCGACGATGA
- a CDS encoding GH1 family beta-glucosidase, which translates to MTTPLTFPTGFLWGSATAAYQVEGAAWEDGRGACIWDTYARTPGMVHEGHNGDVACDHYHRYAEDVALMEKLNLGAYRFSVSMARVMPDGRTVNQAGLDFYRRLTDELLARGVVPWLTLYHWDLPQALQDEGGWPSRDTAYRFAEYAGAVHDALGDRIRFWTTLNEPWCSAFLGYAEGRHAPGVTDPVAALRAAHHLLLGHGLAMHELRARDADLSLGITLNFANITPADPEDAGDRDAARRIDGMSNRYFLDPLFRGAYSPDILEDQRSLWPDDLVVDGDLDLISAPMDVLGVNYYSGSTVRGVLPEEANAAADRARAAGQLTANVGSEHVEYVPQDVPHTGMGWEVRPQGLTELLLRLQQDYTGPAGVQLYVTENGAAYDDVPDDQGFVQDDERLDYVRTHLGAVHDAIEQGAQVQGYFLWSLLDNFEWAYGYDKRFGVVRVDYDTLTRVPKASARWYAAVAGSNRID; encoded by the coding sequence ATGACCACACCACTGACCTTCCCCACCGGCTTCCTCTGGGGATCGGCCACCGCCGCCTACCAGGTCGAGGGCGCGGCCTGGGAGGACGGGCGCGGTGCCTGCATCTGGGACACCTACGCACGCACCCCCGGCATGGTGCACGAGGGACACAACGGTGACGTGGCCTGCGACCACTACCACCGGTATGCCGAGGACGTCGCCCTGATGGAGAAGCTCAACCTGGGTGCCTACCGGTTCTCCGTCTCCATGGCGCGCGTCATGCCGGACGGGCGGACCGTCAACCAGGCCGGTCTGGACTTCTATCGCCGGCTCACCGACGAGCTGCTCGCTCGCGGTGTCGTGCCCTGGCTGACGCTCTACCACTGGGATCTTCCCCAGGCGCTGCAGGACGAGGGTGGCTGGCCCAGCCGGGACACGGCATACCGCTTTGCCGAGTATGCCGGAGCCGTCCACGACGCGCTGGGGGACCGGATCCGGTTCTGGACCACCCTCAACGAGCCCTGGTGCAGCGCCTTCCTGGGGTATGCCGAGGGCCGCCATGCACCGGGAGTCACCGATCCCGTCGCTGCCCTGCGCGCCGCCCACCACCTGCTGCTGGGGCACGGCCTGGCGATGCACGAGCTGCGGGCCCGCGACGCCGACCTGAGCCTGGGCATCACCTTGAACTTTGCCAACATCACCCCCGCCGACCCGGAGGATGCGGGGGACCGTGACGCGGCCCGGCGCATCGACGGGATGAGCAACCGCTACTTCCTCGACCCGCTCTTTCGCGGCGCCTACAGCCCCGACATCCTGGAGGACCAGCGATCCCTGTGGCCCGACGACCTGGTGGTCGACGGGGACCTGGACCTGATCAGTGCCCCGATGGATGTGCTCGGGGTCAACTACTACAGCGGCAGCACGGTCCGTGGCGTCCTGCCGGAGGAGGCCAACGCCGCCGCCGACCGGGCCCGCGCTGCGGGGCAGCTGACCGCCAACGTGGGCTCGGAGCACGTGGAGTATGTCCCGCAGGATGTGCCGCACACCGGCATGGGGTGGGAGGTGCGCCCGCAGGGCCTGACCGAGCTGCTGCTGCGCCTGCAGCAGGACTACACCGGGCCGGCCGGGGTGCAGCTCTATGTGACCGAGAACGGTGCGGCCTACGACGACGTGCCGGATGACCAGGGCTTTGTCCAGGACGACGAGCGCCTCGACTATGTGCGCACCCACCTCGGTGCCGTCCATGACGCGATCGAGCAGGGAGCCCAGGTCCAGGGCTACTTCCTGTGGTCCCTGCTGGACAACTTCGAGTGGGCCTACGGCTACGACAAGCGCTTCGGTGTCGTGCGCGTGGACTACGACACGTTGACGCGGGTGCCGAAGGCGAGCGCCCGCTGGTATGCCGCGGTGGCAGGATCGAACCGGATCGACTGA
- a CDS encoding DUF456 domain-containing protein yields MSAVEWIVIPVFLVGLLGIVIPVLPGLLLIVAAVLVWALEQQTPAAWWVLALTGALFAACLVLEFAIPGKRMKAAGVKTSTLVVGVLVAIPCAFLIPVVGAFIGFPLGIFLVELSRRGGRAQAWGATKHALKAVGMNMLIEFVTAMLIIGLWVAAVIFWT; encoded by the coding sequence ATGTCAGCTGTTGAGTGGATCGTCATCCCCGTCTTCCTGGTGGGGCTCCTCGGGATCGTGATCCCGGTGCTCCCAGGGCTGCTGCTCATCGTCGCCGCGGTCCTGGTCTGGGCACTGGAGCAGCAGACCCCAGCGGCGTGGTGGGTGCTCGCGCTGACCGGCGCGCTGTTCGCCGCGTGCCTGGTGCTCGAGTTCGCGATCCCCGGCAAGCGGATGAAGGCTGCCGGGGTCAAGACCTCCACCCTGGTCGTCGGTGTCCTGGTGGCGATTCCGTGCGCCTTCCTGATTCCCGTCGTGGGCGCCTTCATCGGGTTCCCGCTGGGCATCTTCCTGGTCGAGCTGTCCCGACGCGGTGGCCGCGCTCAGGCCTGGGGCGCCACCAAGCACGCCCTCAAGGCGGTTGGCATGAACATGCTGATCGAGTTCGTGACGGCCATGCTGATCATCGGCCTGTGGGTGGCCGCCGTGATCTTCTGGACCTGA